From one Phycisphaerae bacterium genomic stretch:
- a CDS encoding putative zinc-binding protein, whose translation MSSGSGSCCGGNGETLIFTCAGAAYSGQVANRTGVQLMEQGAGSLFCIAAVAAGIDQKMERARHAGTRVALDGCEDQCVRKTLEKAGLSAHVHVVLTEMGVEKKPAQPNMISDAKKVVDLVKQKLGLGGASKTGCCG comes from the coding sequence ATGTCATCTGGATCGGGCAGCTGCTGTGGCGGAAACGGGGAAACGCTGATCTTCACCTGCGCCGGAGCGGCCTACAGCGGACAGGTGGCCAATCGCACCGGCGTACAACTCATGGAGCAGGGCGCGGGCAGCCTGTTCTGCATCGCGGCCGTCGCGGCCGGGATCGATCAGAAGATGGAGCGGGCCCGCCACGCCGGCACGCGCGTCGCGCTGGACGGATGCGAAGATCAGTGTGTGCGCAAGACGCTGGAGAAGGCCGGGCTGTCGGCCCACGTGCACGTCGTGCTGACGGAGATGGGCGTCGAGAAGAAGCCGGCGCAGCCCAACATGATTTCAGACGCGAAGAAGGTCGTGGATCTGGTGAAGCAGAAGCTGGGGCTCGGCGGCGCTTCCAAGACCGGTTGCTGCGGGTAG
- a CDS encoding TM0996/MTH895 family glutaredoxin-like protein, translating into MKIEVLGTGCKKCNMLEAATKAAADKLGIRYELLHVKDLGKIAAYGVMMTPALVINGQVKVSGKVPSEAELTSLLTSALAK; encoded by the coding sequence ATGAAGATCGAAGTGCTCGGTACCGGCTGCAAGAAGTGCAATATGTTGGAGGCGGCGACCAAGGCCGCGGCGGACAAACTCGGCATTCGATACGAACTGCTCCACGTCAAGGATCTGGGCAAGATCGCAGCGTACGGCGTGATGATGACGCCGGCGCTGGTGATCAACGGCCAAGTGAAGGTCTCGGGAAAGGTCCCGAGCGAGGCCGAGCTCACTTCGCTGCTGACCAGCGCGCTGGCCAAGTGA